From Antechinus flavipes isolate AdamAnt ecotype Samford, QLD, Australia chromosome 1, AdamAnt_v2, whole genome shotgun sequence:
TCATTGATCTTGCCAAAGGAGGCAATGCATGATACATCATCAGTCTTCTAGAGTCATGATTAATCATTGCATTGACCATAGTTCTTCTCTTTCATAGTTGTTTTCTTTACCATATATGATCATTGTATGAGTCTGCCCAGAGTAATTTACAAAAGACTTACATATATGAAATCTATGGCAAACAGTACTAGATAGTAAATTATGCAATGTTAAATTTTGGTGGTAGAGATTAAAAGTTTTACAGGAATTCAAATAAGGAAGCACAATCTATAATAATGTGAGCTGAACTGGTCAGGGAGAGttcagagagaagaaatggatttCAAGggagctttgaaggaagcaaaGTCAATTTATACTTGAAGCATGAAGTGAtaaaagaatacagagaaaaagaaattaaagaaacattCTGAAAGAATTATGAATACCATCTGGGACTGTTTCTAAGAACTTCAgaaattttacatgaactgatccagagtgaaatgaaaagaaccaggagaacaatttttgtgatttctttttataactttgaAAGGCTTTAGATTTTTGGTCAATGCAAGGTCCAGTCACAATTCCAGAAGATTAATAATGAAGAATACTTCTGACAAAGAAGTGATGGACTCAAAGGGATATATGTTTTTGGTTAGGGCCAATGTGGGAGTTTGTTTTTTCAACTATGTTTATTTATTACAAagattatgttttttcttctttccccgaTCCCCAGATTTGATGAAGAGTTAGAAGGTTTGAAAAGTTCAGGTAGCAATAgaattccctctcccccccaaaaaaaagaaattaagagaagcaATACAAAATTTTTAATGGTCAGAAGAATAAGCAAGCAAAAAGTTATGTATTAAATTGATCATCTACTTAAATGGAAGAGCAATCtatatataatagagattcaCAGTTTCGTATATAATTGTCTTTTTCTGTActattttgtatatggaaataatcattttgtttggtgtttaagtttgattttttttaaagaagactgTGACTGGTTGGGTTCCAGGGATAAAAGAGGAGGAATTAAATAACATATGCCTCTTTAATCCAGGAAACTGAGAAAATGTAGATGCCAGAATTACAAAAGcaattttaatgttctttttaaactACAATATACCAATAGGTGGCAGCATGGTCTATGGAATGAAAGATCAAGTTTAGTGTCAAAAAACTTAAGTCATCCTGAATCTTTCATATATTGgctgtgaccatggacaagtggCTTTCTCCTGTGCCCTAGGAAACCTTCTAAGATTAAGTTACAGAAGAGGTATTGATTTGCATCAGTGAAGCGAGTTTCCACACTAGTAATTTCCTTATTCCAATGAAATCCTTTATCTGGGACCAAAAGAAAATGTACCATGTAGCACGTTTCAAGAAGTTAAGAGCATGAGAAGAAGTCAAGCAGGATATTCAAATAGGTTCAATAGAGCATTGAGATGAGATACCTCAGCAACctagttttaaaaatctttcccaaATTGCTTCACACTCAATTTAAGGATATTCAATTTAAGTAAATGTGATTCCTTCTTTGTGGGCTGTGTGCAGGCTGTGCCATTCCCAAGCCAGACTTGATCACCTGGATTGAACAGGGACAAGAGCCATTCATCAGAGATCTGGAAAAATTGGAGAGAAGAGATCTGACAGTCAGCACCAGAGCTGTTGAGCATCTTGACTTGAAGAACACAGAGGAGCAGCTGTTTTGGGGTGAGTGAGAAAGAATGAGGACAGTGAAactgaatatatattttgatatcgTTCTAGTTCTGAAACTTAACTCTTCCCCTCATATTGGGCTGAATTGTGGTTTGGAGTCTTAAGAGACGAGTGTCTCTTGACTTGAAGAGGACACAGACCTCAAACAACTTCACTGTCGATATTGGGGTCTGTCTTCTCCCACTTAATCTGTAGATGAGCTCTCTTCCGAGATTAGAACCTCATATTTTACCACATCATAACAGTTCTCAATATAAGAACTCTATAATTTCCAGAACACTTTTGCCTATGTTATGCTAGTGATTATTACAGgaattatttgattctcataacaatccaaAATGTTAGAACAAACGTGGTTACCTTACAGATGAAGAGATAGAAACCTAGTAGTTCATATTTTTTGCAAGATTAAGCAAGACACAGAACCCTGTGTTCTGGtcagaaattgagggaaacagcAAGTTCTAATGGGCGGTCACCTTAGGGTATGATTAAATTAAGAAAGGTGGAGAAGATGTGGCTATTCATTCCCtgcttctatatatttttccttctctccatgtCCTTAATTTAGGAAAAGCACTTTCCTACTTATGTTATAAAAATACGAATACCTTGAAAAGTTCAACTATATTGTTCCTTGGGGAGTCCTTGAATTTATTTCTTAAGCTAATATTTCCCCTCTGAAGATCCATACCCATTTTGAGGCTGTTTCAAAATGATAGATGAATATGGTTCTCAAAATTCTTTGTCTCATCTCAAAGACTTATGTTGgttagactgaaaaaaaatgtatcaggGATTCAACACTTCAAttctacaagtatttattaaatgccttctctgTCCCCTGCTTTAGACAGTGAATACTCTGCCTACCATACAATCTAATTCCTGTTCTTCCTTGAGTCCTCTGGGAGAACCTCTATTCACAGAGTCAGGTTTTCTTAAtagcatatacacacacacacacacacacacacacacacatttttatgaCTTTATTGTTCTCTATCATTTCCCTGAGTCTCTGCAGTCTAGTAATTTTTGATTATGTTAATGAAGACTAAAGTCCCTCTTTGAAAAGTATCTCATTGTAGTATATGGTTGACCTTACAAAGGTTAGGTCAACTGAGCACATATTCTACCAACCTAAAAAGGCCTTGAGTGTTATACTAGTGACATAGAATTGACTTTAAGAGCCACCTAGCTAATTTCAAGATTTCGCTCTAGAAGATCCACTGCCAGATGATAATGCTGGAAATTCTCAGCAACTAATGACACTATCCATCAGAGAGTGAAAGGGTTACTCTGcatgaagagagagaatgaacccacatcagtaaaatcagagaccttttgaagaaatatagaaagacatTTGAAGAGTGATAGCTGCCCTAAAAGTGAGATCAAGGAGAACTGGATTCTTCAGTTAGCCTAGATCAGAGTCTAAAATGAAGGTGTCTAGAATGTATAATAAATCACCTAGAATGtataattgtatttttgttttttttttaattccagagGACCAGAAATCTTTGAGTTTACAAAAGGAAAAGCTATTTTTTTGTGATCTTCAAAACCAGGACTTATCTGATTTACTATcatcaagagaaaaaagagaagattccTCTATTTATGGTCAACGAGGCTGTTCCTTAAAGAGCCATTGTAAGCAAAATTCACAGTCTTTAGCTCCAAATATTCATAGTGTCCACTTGAACCATAAAACTGGGGGATCCCCTTCCTTCCAGAAAATTACCACGAGGCAGAGCATCTGCCCCTGTCCTGACTGCAGGAAAGCCTTCTGCCTAAAAGGTCATGTAGGCAAACATCAAAGCTACTCCAAAGACCAGATGGGCCAGCTGTTTAGGAAGCGATCTGCTCTCCAGAGACACCAGAGCATCCATGGATGGCCAAGGCACTTGCTACAGATGGAGAACAATGAAAAGGACTGCTGCTTAAAGAGTCACACAAAGGCAGAAGAGGGCCTGTACAAAACAGAGGAGGCATTTGTCCAGGACCTCGCCCACTTCATGGAATATACCAGATTGTACAAAGGCAAGAAGCTCTTCTGTTGCCCCAAATGCAGCAGGAGCTTCCCCAGGAAGAGCCTCCTGAAGGCCCACCAGTGTCTGCATGGCAGGGAGAGGCCCTTCTTCTGCCCTGAATGTGGCAAGGCCTTCACTCAAAAATCTAGGCTCACTGAACACAGGAGAGTACACAGCGGGGAGAGGCCCTTCCGGTGCCCGGAGTGTGACGGGAACTTCCGTCTGAAAGCTGTTCTAAAAGCCCACCAGAGCACACACAGCAGGGAATGGCCTTTCACTTGTAGTGAATGTGGCAAAGGCTTCACGAGGCAATTCCACCTCGCAGAGCACCTCAGAATGCACACGGGGGAGAAGCCCTTCCAGTGCTCCCAGTGTGACAAGAGCTTCCGCCTGAAGGGCACCCTCAAGGTCCATCAGCGTGTGCACAGCAGGGATCGGCCCTTCTCTTGTGGGGAATGTGGCAAAGGCTTCACCCACCAGTATAAACTGACTGAGCACTTCCGAGTCCACAGTGGTGAGAAGCCCTTTCAGTGCCCTGAGTGTGGTAAGAGTTTCCGCCTGAAGAGTGGCCTGAATTACCACCAGCGCTTACACCATAAGGAGAGGCCGTTCTCCTGCAATGAGTGTGGCAAGGGCTTTATTCATCAGTCGAGGCTCTCTACCCACATCAGAGTGCACACCAGGGGAAAGCCCCACGGCAACCTGAGTGACCCTGGCAAAGCCAAGCCAGGCCACCTCTTTAGGCTAATAGAGGAAGACTGGAGCTCGTAGATCCTAGGATGtgagaaccttagaaatcatgtaGCCATCAACTAAGATAGGATGCTGCCcaagcatcacatagctagtaaggagCAGAGATGGAACTAGAACCCGGATCGCTTGGCTCCTGCTATGGCCAGCTGAGCTGCCCTCACAGCAGACAGACCAGTTCTGTTGAAGGGTCAGTCATACTTCAGCTCTAGAAGTTTGTGCCCAAAGGCAGTTAGGTAGAGTCCTGTACCTGGAATCAgcaagatctaagttcaaatctggcctcagacccttattgtgaagccctggacaaatcatttaaccttgattgcctcagtttcttcagctgtaaaatgaggataacagccTCCTTCCTTGAAGggtcattgtgaagatcaagtgagataatagttctaaaatgtttagcacagggCTTCCCAAACTTCCATATCTTTGGCATTATCTAAATGCtgacttccttctctttcctgctTGATTCTTCCTGTTATGTTGTTTAAAGACTTGAGATGTTGACCCTCAGATACTGAGGACCAATCCGAGCCTGAGTGAAGAACAGGGAAAGGGTTCCTGGATATGGGATGGGAGATTTTCCCCTGCCAGTCCCAAGTTTAAAAGGATGGAGTGAGCAGTTATTTGCCTCTTCCATTGGCCCAGCAGAATGATCCCAATTTCATTGCTTAATCTTTTTAAAGTCTTTGCAGGCATGAGCATAATTGGCAAGTCTGTTTCTTTAATGTAGTTTgtcaacaacagcaataataaatgGAGTCACTCTGGAAACTAGGTTGATGTGCATAGTGAATAAGGAAGACTCAA
This genomic window contains:
- the LOC127544149 gene encoding zinc finger protein 786-like — encoded protein: MENNEKDCCLKSHTKAEEGLYKTEEAFVQDLAHFMEYTRLYKGKKLFCCPKCSRSFPRKSLLKAHQCLHGRERPFFCPECGKAFTQKSRLTEHRRVHSGERPFRCPECDGNFRLKAVLKAHQSTHSREWPFTCSECGKGFTRQFHLAEHLRMHTGEKPFQCSQCDKSFRLKGTLKVHQRVHSRDRPFSCGECGKGFTHQYKLTEHFRVHSGEKPFQCPECGKSFRLKSGLNYHQRLHHKERPFSCNECGKGFIHQSRLSTHIRVHTRGKPHGNLSDPGKAKPGHLFRLIEEDWSS